From Deinococcus reticulitermitis, the proteins below share one genomic window:
- a CDS encoding PAS domain-containing protein, translated as MGTSHHPSLPALLTALVFAATDALVLALLPLPTSLLLLMALLLTQFTLLRGFQWLGHERQRILAIEAAYRRELDFSREALDSVGHPLTLLDGEGRIAYANEAAGRLVGCAPEQLRGCLASDFTPDAAEWAPQTLLGLGAGPVQARVRCADGRLLRVLVTGKPRWYAGRIVGNFTTLTPCPPEGELA; from the coding sequence ATGGGCACGAGTCACCATCCATCTCTCCCGGCGCTGCTCACGGCCCTGGTCTTCGCGGCGACCGACGCGCTGGTTCTCGCGCTGTTGCCGCTGCCCACCTCGCTGCTGCTGCTCATGGCCCTGCTGCTGACCCAGTTCACGCTGCTGCGCGGCTTTCAATGGCTGGGCCACGAGCGCCAGCGCATCCTCGCCATCGAAGCCGCCTACCGCCGGGAGCTCGACTTCTCGCGCGAGGCCCTCGACAGCGTGGGGCACCCCCTCACCCTGCTCGACGGCGAGGGCCGCATCGCCTACGCCAATGAGGCCGCCGGTCGCCTGGTGGGGTGCGCCCCCGAGCAGTTGCGGGGCTGCCTGGCCAGCGACTTCACGCCAGACGCAGCGGAATGGGCGCCCCAGACGCTGCTTGGCCTCGGCGCGGGCCCGGTGCAGGCGCGGGTGCGCTGCGCCGACGGCCGCCTGCTGAGGGTCCTCGTGACCGGCAAGCCACGCTGGTACGCGGGCCGCATCGTCGGCAACTTCACCACCCTGACCCCCTGCCCGCCGGAGGGCGAGCTGGCCTGA
- a CDS encoding Uma2 family endonuclease, producing MTEPAFRAMGLEEYLRSEEHSPFKREYVAGFVYPLHAQAGVSQAHSLISMNTSGTLFAAARRRGCRLHMGEVRLQVGNAMFYPDVMLVCADETPHQYFETRPCLLVEVLSPSTVANDRVGKYAMYTGIASLQTYLIVEQTERRVYEYQRAGDEWRLREVAGEGEVGVPCLNLALSLDDIYGGVIERA from the coding sequence ATGACCGAGCCAGCCTTCCGAGCGATGGGCCTGGAGGAGTACCTGCGCAGCGAGGAGCACAGCCCCTTCAAGCGCGAGTACGTCGCGGGGTTCGTGTACCCGCTGCACGCGCAGGCGGGGGTGAGTCAGGCGCATTCGCTGATCAGCATGAACACCTCGGGCACGCTCTTTGCCGCCGCCCGGCGCCGGGGCTGCCGCCTTCACATGGGAGAGGTGCGCCTTCAGGTCGGGAACGCCATGTTCTATCCCGACGTAATGCTCGTCTGCGCGGACGAAACGCCGCACCAGTATTTCGAGACCCGCCCCTGCCTGCTCGTGGAAGTCCTCTCTCCCAGCACCGTCGCCAATGACAGGGTGGGCAAATACGCGATGTACACCGGCATCGCCAGCCTCCAGACCTATCTGATCGTCGAGCAAACGGAGCGGCGGGTCTACGAATACCAGCGGGCGGGCGACGAGTGGCGGCTGCGCGAGGTGGCCGGGGAGGGCGAGGTGGGGGTGCCCTGCCTGAACCTCGCCCTCAGTCTGGACGACATCTACGGCGGCGTGATCGAGCGGGCGTAG
- the hutU gene encoding urocanate hydratase, whose translation MTQTEPRVIRAPRGPVKTAKGWSQEAAKRMLMNNLDPEVAEHPEDLVVYGGRGKAARNWAAFDKIVETLDRLEDDETLLIQSGKPVAVLRTHEWAPRVLIANSNLVPHWATWEEFDRLDQAGLMMYGQMTAGSWIYIGTQGILQGTYETFAGAAQKHFGGSLKGTVTVTAGLGGMGGAQPLAVKLAGGVSINIEVDPTRIQKRLDTRYLDEVADSLEDAIVRAERYKGEGVARSIGLLGNAAELVPRLVALNWTPDLLTDQTSAHDPMWGYLPPVTPDEDAGKLRQDAPEEYRQRAYAAMAAHVRAMLELQRRGAVTFDYGNNLRQRAYEAGVEDAFSYPGFVPAFIRDSFCEGRGPFRWVALSGDPEDIRATDAALLELFPDDERLQSWLTYAADQIAFQGLPARICWLGYRERDRAARLFNEMVADGRLKAPIVIGRDHLDAGSVASPYRETEAMKDGSDAVSDWPLLNFGVGIASGASWMSFHHGGGVGLGFSQHSGLVIVADGSEDAAQKLARALTNDPGLGVIRHADAGYDLALDVARERGLDLPSLGIGDRE comes from the coding sequence ATGACCCAGACCGAACCCCGCGTGATCCGTGCGCCCCGTGGCCCCGTCAAGACCGCCAAGGGCTGGAGCCAGGAGGCCGCCAAGCGGATGCTGATGAACAACCTCGACCCCGAAGTCGCCGAGCACCCCGAAGACCTGGTGGTGTACGGCGGGCGCGGCAAGGCGGCGCGCAACTGGGCGGCCTTCGACAAAATCGTCGAGACGCTCGACCGGTTGGAGGACGACGAGACGCTGCTGATCCAGTCGGGCAAGCCGGTGGCGGTCCTGCGGACGCACGAGTGGGCGCCGCGCGTGTTGATCGCCAATTCCAACCTCGTGCCACACTGGGCGACCTGGGAGGAGTTCGACCGGCTCGACCAGGCCGGGCTGATGATGTACGGCCAGATGACCGCCGGAAGCTGGATCTACATCGGTACCCAGGGCATCTTGCAAGGCACCTACGAAACCTTCGCGGGCGCGGCCCAGAAGCACTTCGGCGGCAGCCTGAAGGGAACGGTCACCGTCACGGCGGGCCTCGGCGGCATGGGAGGCGCGCAGCCGCTCGCGGTCAAGCTCGCCGGGGGCGTGAGCATCAATATCGAGGTGGACCCCACCCGTATTCAGAAGCGGCTGGACACCCGCTATCTGGACGAGGTGGCCGACAGCCTCGAAGACGCCATCGTGCGGGCCGAGCGCTACAAGGGCGAGGGCGTCGCCCGCTCGATCGGGCTGCTGGGGAACGCGGCGGAGCTCGTGCCCCGGCTCGTCGCGCTGAACTGGACCCCCGACCTGCTTACCGACCAGACGAGCGCCCACGATCCCATGTGGGGCTACCTCCCGCCCGTCACGCCCGACGAGGACGCGGGCAAGCTGCGCCAGGACGCGCCCGAGGAGTACCGCCAGCGGGCCTACGCCGCGATGGCCGCGCACGTCCGCGCGATGCTGGAACTCCAGCGCCGGGGGGCCGTCACCTTCGACTACGGCAACAACCTGCGCCAGCGGGCCTACGAGGCGGGGGTGGAGGACGCCTTTTCCTACCCCGGCTTCGTGCCCGCCTTCATCCGCGACTCGTTCTGCGAGGGGCGCGGCCCCTTCCGCTGGGTGGCCCTCTCCGGCGACCCCGAGGACATCCGCGCGACCGACGCGGCGCTGCTGGAGCTTTTTCCCGACGACGAGCGGCTGCAATCCTGGCTGACCTATGCCGCCGACCAGATCGCCTTCCAAGGCCTGCCCGCCCGCATCTGCTGGCTAGGGTACCGGGAGCGCGACCGCGCCGCGCGGCTCTTCAACGAGATGGTGGCCGACGGGCGGCTGAAGGCCCCCATCGTGATCGGGCGCGACCACCTCGACGCGGGCAGCGTGGCGAGTCCCTACCGCGAGACCGAGGCGATGAAGGACGGCTCGGACGCCGTGTCCGACTGGCCGCTACTGAACTTCGGGGTAGGGATCGCGTCGGGCGCCTCTTGGATGAGCTTTCACCACGGCGGCGGCGTGGGCCTGGGCTTCTCGCAGCATTCCGGGCTGGTGATCGTGGCCGACGGCAGCGAGGACGCGGCGCAGAAGCTGGCGCGGGCACTCACCAATGACCCCGGCCTGGGCGTGATCCGCCACGCCGACGCGGGCTACGACCTCGCGCTGGACGTGGCGCGGGAACGGGGGCTGGACCTGCCGAGCCTGGGAATCGGGGACCGCGAGTGA
- the hemW gene encoding radical SAM family heme chaperone HemW produces the protein MTALPHLDPVVRHLYVHVPFCPSICPYCDFHVLTRRAGLVERYLERLGDEARELAERYEVALDTVYIGGGTPSFLRESEIAALVGSVRRHLGWGREENTLEINPGTVSPARASHWRALGFDRASVGVQSLHDPTLRFLGRTHSAAQARAAVGELLGQGFRVSGDLITAVPGQPLEDDIRGLVDLGVGHVSAYTLTIEPGTEFARRGVEVDEADEHAGFFLAGERLAGLGLARYEVSNYARPGEESRHNLAYWHGRTYLGLGPAAAGHYPARPEDGPGLLTVRRTNPHLHGWLRGERGETLPIDPEEYVTDALFMGLRLKGGLDLAALSARSGLDVPARYGAGLLHQAGRGLLSWEGNVLRATPAGWWTLNRVLRDVLAQGEEAAL, from the coding sequence GTGACGGCCCTTCCTCACCTTGACCCGGTCGTGCGGCACCTGTACGTGCACGTGCCGTTTTGCCCGAGCATCTGCCCGTACTGCGACTTTCACGTGCTGACGCGCCGGGCCGGTCTGGTCGAGCGGTATCTGGAGCGTCTCGGGGACGAGGCGCGGGAACTGGCCGAGCGGTATGAGGTGGCCCTCGACACCGTCTACATCGGCGGCGGCACCCCGAGCTTCCTGCGAGAGAGCGAGATCGCCGCGCTCGTGGGCAGCGTGCGGCGGCACCTGGGCTGGGGGCGCGAGGAGAATACGCTGGAGATCAATCCCGGCACGGTGAGCCCGGCGCGGGCCTCGCACTGGCGCGCGCTGGGCTTTGACCGGGCCTCGGTGGGGGTGCAAAGCCTCCACGATCCCACGCTGCGCTTCCTGGGGCGCACCCACAGCGCCGCGCAGGCGCGGGCGGCGGTGGGCGAGCTGCTGGGGCAGGGCTTCCGGGTGAGCGGCGACCTGATCACCGCCGTGCCCGGACAACCGCTGGAGGACGACATTCGCGGCCTCGTCGACCTCGGCGTCGGGCACGTCAGCGCCTACACCCTCACCATCGAGCCAGGCACCGAGTTCGCACGCCGGGGCGTCGAGGTGGACGAGGCGGACGAGCACGCGGGCTTTTTCCTGGCGGGTGAGCGCCTCGCCGGGTTGGGGCTGGCGCGCTACGAGGTCAGCAACTACGCCCGCCCCGGCGAAGAGTCGCGTCACAACCTCGCCTACTGGCATGGGCGCACGTACCTGGGTCTCGGCCCCGCTGCGGCCGGCCACTACCCAGCGCGGCCGGAGGACGGCCCTGGCCTGCTGACCGTGCGCCGCACCAACCCCCACCTCCACGGGTGGCTGCGCGGGGAACGCGGCGAAACGCTGCCCATCGACCCGGAGGAATACGTCACCGACGCGCTGTTCATGGGCCTGCGGCTGAAAGGGGGGCTGGACCTCGCCGCGCTCTCGGCGCGCAGCGGCCTCGACGTGCCGGCGCGTTACGGGGCGGGCCTGCTCCATCAGGCCGGGCGCGGCCTGCTGAGCTGGGAAGGAAACGTCCTGCGCGCTACGCCAGCCGGCTGGTGGACCCTCAACCGGGTGCTGCGCGACGTCCTGGCCCAGGGCGAAGAAGCCGCGCTGTAA
- the hutH gene encoding histidine ammonia-lyase: MILDRDLTLQQFIAVVRGGEGVQLSDAARARIRRARAVVERIVDGDEAVYGVNTGFGKFENVRISRDQLEQLQYNLIVSHAIGVGEALPAEVVRGMLLLRAQSLALGHSGVREEVVERLLALLNAHAHPVIPAQGSVGASGDLAPLAHLALALIGLGEIEYEDEVRPAGDVLGALGLTPLTLQAKEGLALINGTQLMGSLLSLALHDAWTLLGTANLAAAMTVEARYGSHRPFSAEVVGLRPHPGAVEVAAELRAFLHASEIAPSHLTGDGKVQDPYSLRAAPQIHGATHDALTQAGRVLATEYASVTDNPLIFPETGEVVSGGNFHGQPLAVTIDALKVALSELGSVSERRTEQLLNPALSGLPAFLTPQGGLNSGLMIAQYTAAALASENKVLAHPASVDSIPTSANQEDHVSMGAHGAQQLRQILGHVQTIVSIELLCAAQALDFQHLRAGRGVQAAHEHIRTLVPTLGADRYYRPDLLRLREEVVGGRLLRVALGPALETDASPSKYPERPAGEQDTNSRH; the protein is encoded by the coding sequence ATGATTCTCGACCGCGACCTCACCCTCCAGCAGTTCATCGCCGTCGTGCGCGGCGGCGAGGGCGTACAACTCTCGGACGCCGCGCGCGCGCGCATCCGGCGTGCCCGCGCCGTCGTCGAGCGCATCGTGGACGGGGACGAGGCCGTCTACGGGGTCAACACGGGGTTCGGCAAGTTCGAGAACGTCCGCATCAGCCGGGATCAGCTCGAGCAGCTTCAGTACAACCTGATCGTGTCTCACGCGATTGGCGTCGGGGAGGCCCTGCCCGCCGAGGTCGTGCGCGGCATGCTGCTCTTGCGGGCGCAGTCGCTCGCGCTCGGGCACTCCGGGGTGCGGGAAGAGGTCGTCGAGCGGCTGCTCGCGCTGCTGAACGCCCATGCCCACCCGGTCATCCCCGCGCAGGGCAGCGTGGGGGCGTCGGGGGACCTCGCGCCGCTCGCGCACCTCGCCCTCGCGCTGATCGGGCTCGGGGAGATCGAGTATGAGGATGAAGTTCGTCCGGCGGGCGATGTGCTCGGGGCGCTGGGCCTGACGCCGCTCACCCTCCAGGCCAAAGAGGGCCTCGCGCTGATCAACGGCACGCAGCTGATGGGCAGCCTGCTGTCTCTGGCGCTGCACGACGCCTGGACGCTGCTGGGCACCGCGAATCTGGCCGCCGCGATGACGGTCGAAGCCCGCTACGGCTCGCACCGCCCCTTCAGCGCGGAGGTGGTGGGCTTGCGTCCGCATCCCGGCGCGGTGGAGGTGGCGGCGGAACTGCGCGCTTTCTTGCATGCCTCCGAGATCGCGCCGAGCCACCTCACCGGCGACGGCAAGGTGCAAGATCCCTACAGTCTGCGTGCCGCGCCGCAGATTCACGGGGCCACGCACGACGCCCTGACGCAGGCCGGGCGCGTTCTGGCCACCGAATACGCCTCGGTGACCGACAATCCGCTGATCTTCCCGGAGACCGGCGAGGTCGTCTCGGGCGGCAACTTCCACGGACAGCCGCTGGCGGTCACCATAGACGCCCTGAAAGTGGCGCTGAGCGAACTCGGCAGCGTCTCGGAGCGCCGCACCGAGCAGCTCCTCAACCCGGCGCTGAGCGGATTGCCGGCCTTCCTGACGCCGCAGGGCGGGCTGAACTCGGGGCTGATGATCGCGCAGTACACGGCGGCGGCGCTCGCGAGCGAGAACAAGGTGCTCGCGCATCCGGCGAGCGTGGACTCGATTCCGACCTCGGCCAATCAGGAGGACCACGTTTCGATGGGCGCGCACGGAGCGCAGCAACTGCGCCAGATTCTCGGGCATGTCCAGACCATCGTGTCCATCGAACTGCTGTGCGCGGCGCAGGCGCTCGATTTTCAGCACCTCCGGGCTGGGCGCGGCGTGCAGGCGGCCCACGAGCACATTCGCACGCTCGTGCCGACCTTAGGCGCCGACCGCTACTACCGCCCCGACCTGCTGCGGCTGCGTGAGGAAGTCGTCGGTGGCCGGCTGCTGCGCGTCGCCCTTGGACCTGCGCTGGAGACGGACGCTTCACCCAGCAAATACCCGGAGCGCCCTGCCGGGGAGCAGGACACCAACTCGCGGCACTGA
- a CDS encoding IclR family transcriptional regulator, translated as MPRTLSTVEHAVRLLDLFDADHTEWTLGALARRLGQPTSTVHEQLATLTATGLLARAGRGRYRLGWRLLKLSSALYLSLLWYAPAHAAMERVARGTHLLAFLCVLEGGSDGVRLLCIARSVQGRDGPPVAGELDFELPLHATASGKLLLALAERGLSPGLAALTPHTLTDPAAWAGEAAHIRAGDFAQTRDEWMTGTSGLAVPLRGEGGQVLAALGVSLPTPRLREREGLLRVLGDAAAEVGWTLGYRP; from the coding sequence ATGCCGCGCACCCTATCCACCGTCGAACATGCCGTGCGGCTGCTCGACCTGTTCGACGCCGACCACACCGAGTGGACGCTGGGCGCCCTGGCGCGGCGGCTCGGGCAGCCGACGTCCACCGTCCACGAGCAACTTGCGACGCTGACGGCGACGGGCCTGCTCGCGCGGGCGGGGCGCGGGCGCTACCGGCTGGGCTGGCGGCTGCTCAAGCTGAGTTCGGCCCTCTACCTCTCGCTGCTGTGGTACGCCCCGGCGCACGCGGCGATGGAGCGGGTGGCGCGGGGGACGCACCTGCTCGCCTTCCTGTGCGTGCTGGAGGGCGGCTCGGACGGAGTGCGGCTGCTGTGCATCGCCCGCAGCGTGCAGGGCCGCGACGGACCGCCGGTGGCCGGGGAGCTGGATTTCGAGCTGCCGCTCCACGCCACGGCAAGCGGGAAACTGCTGCTGGCGCTCGCGGAGAGGGGCCTGTCCCCCGGCCTCGCCGCCCTGACCCCGCACACGCTCACGGACCCGGCAGCCTGGGCCGGGGAAGCTGCCCACATCCGGGCGGGCGACTTCGCCCAGACGCGCGACGAGTGGATGACCGGCACGAGCGGACTGGCCGTGCCGCTGCGGGGAGAGGGCGGACAGGTGCTCGCCGCCCTCGGCGTCAGCCTGCCCACCCCCCGGCTGCGGGAGCGCGAGGGGCTGCTGCGGGTGCTCGGGGACGCGGCGGCGGAGGTCGGCTGGACGCTCGGGTACCGGCCCTGA
- a CDS encoding arginase family protein → MTQPTHLPYGGIPTFARAPHLPPDGDWRSDVGVLGVPFDLALGFRPGARFAPRALREASLRYVPPFTGLDGVTRLAGVSFTDAGDVVLPALEPALAHDRITGAARLLRERCRLPVFLGGDHSVSYPLLRAYADVPDLHVVQLDAHLDFTDTRNDTKWSNSSPFRRAVEALPNLVHITTVGLRGLRFDPEAVAAARARGHTLIPMEDVQADLAGVLERLPRGKSVYFSVDVDALDPAVLPGTSSPEPDGLSYAQTVRLLAATARGNTIVGLDLVELAPNLDPTGRSELIGARLIMETLAEVFG, encoded by the coding sequence ATGACCCAGCCCACCCACCTCCCCTACGGCGGCATTCCCACCTTCGCCCGCGCCCCGCACCTGCCCCCGGACGGCGACTGGCGCTCGGACGTGGGGGTGCTGGGCGTGCCCTTCGACCTCGCGCTCGGTTTCCGGCCCGGTGCCCGTTTCGCGCCGCGTGCGCTACGGGAGGCGAGCCTGCGCTACGTTCCCCCCTTCACCGGGCTGGACGGCGTAACCCGGCTCGCGGGCGTCTCCTTCACCGACGCGGGCGACGTGGTGCTGCCCGCCCTCGAACCCGCCCTCGCCCATGACCGCATCACCGGGGCCGCGCGGCTCTTGCGGGAACGCTGCCGCCTTCCCGTCTTTCTCGGCGGCGACCATTCGGTGAGCTATCCGCTGCTGCGGGCCTACGCCGACGTACCTGACCTCCACGTCGTGCAGCTCGACGCGCACCTCGATTTCACCGACACCCGCAACGACACGAAGTGGAGCAACTCCAGCCCCTTCCGCCGGGCGGTGGAGGCCCTGCCAAATCTCGTCCACATCACCACTGTCGGCCTGCGCGGGCTGCGCTTCGACCCTGAAGCGGTGGCGGCGGCGCGGGCGCGGGGGCACACCCTGATTCCGATGGAGGACGTGCAGGCCGATCTCGCGGGCGTGCTGGAGCGTCTGCCGCGTGGGAAAAGCGTGTATTTCAGTGTGGACGTGGACGCCCTCGACCCGGCGGTGTTGCCTGGCACGAGCAGTCCGGAGCCGGATGGATTGAGTTACGCCCAGACGGTGAGGCTGCTCGCGGCCACGGCACGGGGAAATACCATCGTCGGCCTCGACCTCGTGGAACTCGCGCCCAACCTCGACCCGACCGGGCGCAGCGAACTGATCGGGGCGAGGCTGATCATGGAGACGCTGGCGGAGGTCTTCGGATGA
- a CDS encoding CoxG family protein, with protein MQLSFSGQEQVPAPPAMVWAFVSDPQRVAACLPGVQDVRVVGERELEVGVPLQAGLLRGTLKARVHIEPDENAGQVRVRISGGGLGSSLDVTALSAVVDQGNGTTRLDWQGAATLGGPLAKMGGKAIEPRVHAMIARTFSNMSAAIARGDRLA; from the coding sequence ATGCAACTGAGTTTCTCCGGTCAGGAACAGGTGCCGGCGCCGCCCGCGATGGTCTGGGCCTTCGTCAGCGATCCCCAGCGGGTGGCGGCCTGCCTCCCCGGCGTGCAGGACGTGCGGGTGGTGGGCGAGCGAGAGCTCGAGGTCGGCGTGCCGCTGCAAGCGGGGCTGCTGCGCGGCACCCTGAAGGCGCGCGTCCACATCGAACCCGACGAAAACGCGGGGCAGGTGCGCGTCAGGATCAGCGGCGGTGGCCTGGGCAGCAGCCTCGACGTGACGGCGCTCTCGGCGGTGGTGGACCAGGGGAACGGCACCACCCGCCTCGACTGGCAGGGCGCGGCGACCCTCGGCGGCCCGCTCGCCAAGATGGGAGGCAAGGCGATTGAGCCGCGCGTCCACGCCATGATCGCGCGGACCTTCAGCAACATGAGCGCGGCGATTGCACGCGGGGATCGCCTGGCCTAG
- a CDS encoding E3 binding domain-containing protein yields MERIAPLAKILAEANGIEWEQLRGTGAGGTIVEQDILDYLTRVMSGEAEPPSTPVDAPPPDWNGEDFPGAGAGMFDAGALSRAGVESDIADFVGQARPVTPAPAQPVAAADDFELDDAQDDLLVPDAPAHVPTPSLFAVPPVMAAVPAAPTLAPERSPFDVPPVTPSRPQVTPPATAAPATPGGLGNLLSRLYHQGEQNPPAVTPVMAAPAAAPVTPSFPVTPPPAAPAPAPAFTPAPAFTPAPTRAEAPAFPAPGFPGRDEPAAHAVPQPVIPERTFSEPAASPPAMTPPGRLEAEPVVVPAREETVQPAPIPEPAASLVERPTPPESTPSEVVPETVGRVEPEPEAPTVQAAPTPTPVPTPAPTTPPDLVGAPAAQAPAAQGAVWFGTYLRREADVSQLHDLRAQLSEALGREVPLGLLVARAAQRHAAGLGLGDVAVHGYGGLQARQIGGAAGSSVSLRDALQAFDEPHDGTPDLLVVDAGALDLDDLHYPHTLTLSVGRVHEGRAGLSLQGDVDPEKAARFLASVAQTLEKPVILLI; encoded by the coding sequence ATGGAACGCATAGCGCCGCTGGCCAAGATTCTGGCTGAAGCGAACGGAATCGAGTGGGAGCAGCTCCGGGGCACAGGCGCCGGCGGCACCATCGTCGAGCAGGACATCCTCGACTACCTCACGCGGGTGATGAGCGGCGAGGCCGAGCCGCCGTCCACCCCCGTCGACGCGCCGCCGCCCGACTGGAACGGGGAAGACTTCCCGGGGGCCGGGGCCGGCATGTTCGACGCGGGAGCGCTCAGCCGCGCCGGAGTCGAGAGCGACATCGCCGATTTCGTGGGGCAGGCGCGTCCGGTCACCCCGGCGCCGGCCCAGCCGGTGGCCGCTGCTGACGACTTCGAACTCGACGACGCGCAAGACGACCTGCTGGTTCCGGACGCACCTGCCCACGTCCCCACTCCTTCGCTGTTCGCGGTCCCTCCGGTGATGGCCGCCGTTCCCGCTGCCCCCACGCTCGCTCCGGAGCGCTCGCCTTTCGACGTGCCCCCGGTCACGCCGAGCCGGCCCCAGGTCACGCCGCCGGCCACTGCGGCGCCGGCCACGCCGGGCGGCCTCGGCAACCTGCTCTCGCGCCTCTACCACCAGGGCGAACAGAACCCGCCTGCGGTCACGCCGGTCATGGCGGCGCCGGCCGCCGCGCCGGTCACCCCGAGCTTTCCTGTCACGCCTCCGCCGGCGGCCCCGGCGCCTGCACCGGCCTTCACTCCCGCACCGGCCTTTACCCCGGCGCCGACCCGCGCCGAGGCGCCCGCCTTCCCGGCCCCGGGCTTCCCTGGGCGGGACGAGCCAGCGGCCCACGCCGTGCCTCAGCCGGTCATCCCCGAGCGCACCTTTTCCGAGCCCGCCGCGTCCCCACCCGCCATGACCCCGCCTGGCCGGTTGGAAGCGGAGCCCGTGGTCGTTCCCGCGCGCGAGGAGACGGTGCAGCCAGCGCCCATTCCCGAGCCTGCCGCGTCGCTGGTGGAACGGCCGACTCCGCCCGAGTCCACCCCGAGCGAAGTGGTGCCGGAGACGGTGGGCCGGGTCGAGCCCGAGCCCGAAGCGCCCACCGTTCAGGCCGCGCCCACGCCGACCCCGGTACCCACGCCCGCCCCGACGACCCCTCCAGACCTCGTGGGTGCCCCAGCCGCGCAAGCCCCAGCCGCGCAGGGAGCCGTGTGGTTCGGTACCTACCTGCGCCGCGAAGCCGACGTGTCCCAGCTTCATGATCTGCGCGCGCAGCTCAGCGAGGCGCTCGGGCGCGAGGTGCCGCTTGGCCTGCTCGTTGCCCGCGCCGCGCAGCGTCACGCAGCGGGCCTCGGGCTCGGGGACGTGGCGGTGCACGGTTACGGCGGCCTCCAGGCCCGGCAGATCGGCGGCGCCGCCGGCAGCAGCGTGAGCCTGCGTGACGCCTTGCAGGCCTTCGACGAGCCCCACGACGGCACGCCGGACCTCCTCGTCGTGGACGCGGGCGCGCTCGACCTCGACGACCTGCACTACCCCCATACCCTCACCCTGAGCGTGGGCCGCGTGCATGAAGGCCGCGCCGGGCTGAGCCTGCAAGGGGACGTGGACCCCGAGAAGGCCGCGCGTTTCCTGGCGAGCGTCGCGCAAACCCTCGAAAAACCCGTGATCCTGCTGATCTGA
- the hutI gene encoding imidazolonepropionase — MTDTLYTGISQLVTPRPGPQRGAAMRELKVIENAALLVRDGQIGWVGPAAEAPRADHEHDLGGVAVVPGLVDPHTHAVWAGDRLADFEARVEGVSYETILARGGGIRSTMRATAAASVAELVALARPRLQALWDSGATTVEVKSGYGLDFGAEIRMLGAVHELAAEFTLVPTLLIHVPPTEGREAYVQAICEELIPEVAREGLATAVDVFCEKEAFSVAETRVILEAARTHGFATKLHADQFHALGGVELACELGALSVDHLEASGPAQVAALAASPTVATVLPGVTLHLGLPAAPARALIDAGACVAVGTDLNPGSSPVFSSGLALALTVRLCGLTPAEALSACTVNAAAALGLGDRGALVPGQRADFLALHSADWRDLAYTLGANPVRGVWMGGAPVTPSVQGAV, encoded by the coding sequence ATGACTGACACCCTCTACACTGGGATTTCCCAGCTCGTCACCCCCCGCCCTGGCCCCCAGCGCGGGGCAGCGATGCGGGAACTCAAGGTGATCGAAAACGCCGCGTTGCTGGTCCGTGACGGCCAGATCGGGTGGGTTGGCCCGGCAGCCGAGGCTCCCAGGGCGGACCATGAACACGACCTCGGCGGCGTGGCGGTGGTCCCCGGTCTGGTGGACCCCCACACCCACGCGGTCTGGGCCGGGGACCGGCTGGCCGACTTCGAGGCGCGGGTGGAAGGCGTCTCCTACGAAACCATCCTCGCGCGGGGCGGCGGCATCCGCTCGACCATGCGGGCGACGGCGGCGGCGAGCGTGGCGGAGTTGGTGGCGCTGGCTCGACCTCGCTTGCAAGCCCTGTGGGACTCGGGCGCGACGACGGTGGAGGTCAAGAGCGGGTATGGACTGGACTTCGGGGCCGAGATCAGGATGCTCGGGGCCGTGCACGAGCTGGCGGCAGAGTTCACGCTGGTGCCCACGCTGCTGATTCACGTTCCCCCGACTGAAGGACGCGAAGCCTATGTTCAGGCCATCTGCGAAGAATTGATTCCTGAGGTGGCCCGCGAAGGGCTGGCGACGGCGGTAGACGTGTTCTGCGAGAAAGAAGCCTTCAGCGTCGCGGAAACGCGGGTCATCCTGGAGGCTGCCAGGACGCACGGTTTCGCCACCAAGCTGCATGCCGACCAGTTCCACGCCCTCGGCGGAGTGGAACTCGCCTGCGAGCTGGGAGCGCTCAGCGTGGATCATCTGGAGGCGAGCGGCCCGGCGCAAGTCGCGGCGCTGGCGGCCTCGCCCACCGTGGCGACCGTCCTGCCCGGCGTGACCCTGCACCTTGGCCTGCCCGCCGCCCCCGCCCGTGCCCTGATAGACGCGGGGGCGTGCGTGGCAGTGGGAACAGACCTCAACCCCGGCAGCTCGCCCGTGTTTAGCTCGGGGCTGGCCCTGGCCCTCACCGTGCGGCTGTGCGGCCTGACCCCCGCCGAGGCGCTGAGCGCCTGCACGGTAAACGCCGCCGCCGCGCTGGGCCTGGGGGACCGGGGGGCGCTGGTGCCCGGTCAGCGGGCCGACTTTCTCGCCCTGCACTCCGCCGACTGGCGCGACCTCGCCTACACGCTGGGGGCCAACCCGGTGCGCGGGGTGTGGATGGGCGGCGCCCCGGTCACGCCTTCAGTTCAAGGAGCCGTATGA